Proteins encoded in a region of the Acidaminococcales bacterium genome:
- a CDS encoding helical backbone metal receptor, translating to MNKREYILFIMFFLIAAGLAGEGALRPPSVEDRPRQKITKIVSLSPSNTEILFALGADAEIVGVTTYCDYPAQALSKEKIGGFFAPDIEKIVLLGPDVVFANSTLQSEAIRQLQRAGLYVMPVKNADIDEILASVDTIAQTIGREKEGGALRQKLDAGRREAKTRLARHTDKPRVFIEVWDKPILTVGRRSYLSGLVAEAGGINVAGGADADYYNWDIEKIYAANPDVYLRLRGNDMGSRADIMPDTLRELGAVRGGRVVTVFGDWIVRPGPRSIEALPQIVDAVYGEGR from the coding sequence ATGAACAAGCGCGAATATATTCTTTTTATCATGTTTTTTTTGATCGCCGCCGGACTGGCGGGCGAAGGAGCGCTAAGGCCGCCGTCCGTAGAGGACAGGCCCCGGCAGAAAATAACAAAAATAGTGTCTTTGTCGCCGTCGAATACGGAAATACTTTTCGCGCTCGGCGCCGATGCGGAGATTGTCGGGGTAACCACTTACTGCGACTATCCGGCGCAGGCGCTGTCCAAAGAAAAAATAGGCGGATTTTTCGCCCCCGACATAGAAAAAATCGTCCTGCTCGGCCCTGACGTCGTATTCGCCAACAGCACCTTGCAGTCGGAGGCGATCCGCCAATTGCAAAGGGCCGGCCTTTACGTCATGCCGGTGAAGAACGCGGACATTGACGAAATACTCGCGAGCGTAGACACTATTGCCCAAACAATAGGAAGAGAGAAAGAAGGCGGCGCTTTGCGCCAAAAACTGGACGCGGGGCGCCGGGAGGCTAAAACGCGGCTTGCCCGGCATACGGACAAGCCGCGCGTGTTTATAGAGGTTTGGGACAAACCCATCCTGACCGTTGGCCGGCGTTCCTATCTGAGCGGGCTGGTGGCGGAAGCGGGCGGCATTAACGTCGCGGGCGGCGCGGATGCCGACTACTACAATTGGGACATTGAAAAAATATACGCCGCCAATCCTGACGTATACCTTAGGCTGCGCGGCAACGACATGGGAAGCCGCGCCGATATAATGCCGGACACGCTGAGGGAGTTGGGCGCCGTGCGCGGCGGCCGGGTGGTTACTGTGTTCGGCGATTGGATTGTGCGCCCCGGCCCGCGCAGCATTGAAGCCCTGCCGCAGATTGTGGACGCCGTTTACGGCGAGGGACGGTAA
- a CDS encoding iron ABC transporter permease: MKTSWSFVLAFAALLISVCLLLSAGAHEIGFAHFVRSLLGFGDNFTAQEELIVWRLRWPRILLSLTVGAALATAGVCQQAIFKNPLAEPFILGISGGAALGAAIAIIAGYPNLIAFMAFVGGISTVAIVKGLDAKFAVTGSITHLLLAGVAISSLASACLSALMSLYSQQMQLIFFWIMGSVAMPPDNYPFICGFIVLCIIITCGYARELDLISIGDEQAFFLGVEVKKVRNVILFLSAVITSLAVSMSGSIGFIGLVAPHLLRNWTGASHVTLLPLSAVWGGIMLLWADGLIRLAPWFSALPVGVVTALFGAPFFLYILWARGRM, translated from the coding sequence ATGAAAACAAGCTGGTCTTTCGTTCTAGCCTTCGCGGCGCTTTTAATCAGCGTATGCCTGCTTTTGTCTGCAGGCGCGCACGAGATAGGCTTTGCCCATTTTGTCCGTTCATTGCTCGGTTTCGGCGACAATTTCACGGCGCAGGAAGAATTGATTGTCTGGCGGCTGCGCTGGCCGCGGATATTGCTGTCACTTACCGTGGGGGCGGCTCTCGCCACCGCCGGCGTATGCCAGCAGGCGATATTCAAGAATCCCTTGGCGGAGCCGTTTATACTCGGCATCTCCGGCGGCGCGGCTTTAGGGGCGGCCATCGCCATTATCGCGGGCTATCCCAACTTAATCGCCTTCATGGCTTTTGTCGGCGGCATAAGCACCGTCGCCATCGTCAAAGGGCTTGACGCCAAATTCGCCGTGACCGGGTCGATAACTCACCTGCTTTTGGCCGGCGTAGCCATTTCGTCCCTCGCCAGTGCTTGCTTGAGCGCGCTCATGTCGCTTTATTCCCAGCAAATGCAACTGATCTTTTTTTGGATCATGGGCAGCGTCGCCATGCCGCCGGACAATTATCCTTTCATTTGCGGCTTTATCGTCCTGTGCATAATCATAACCTGCGGCTACGCCCGCGAACTTGACCTTATAAGCATAGGGGACGAGCAGGCGTTTTTTCTCGGCGTGGAAGTAAAAAAAGTACGCAACGTAATCCTTTTTCTTTCCGCAGTCATCACCAGCCTCGCCGTTTCCATGAGCGGGTCGATCGGTTTTATCGGTTTGGTCGCGCCGCATCTTCTGCGCAATTGGACGGGCGCTTCGCACGTTACCCTGCTGCCGCTTTCGGCTGTTTGGGGCGGGATAATGCTTTTGTGGGCGGACGGGCTTATCCGCCTTGCGCCGTGGTTTTCCGCCTTGCCGGTCGGCGTCGTTACGGCACTTTTCGGCGCGCCCTTTTTCCTTTACATCCTTTGGGCAAGGGGGCGCATGTGA
- a CDS encoding ABC transporter ATP-binding protein — MDKSLLVADNVSVRLGKATILADFSFALNKGEFWGVLGPNGSGKTTFLKTLGGWLPCCKGAVFWEGRPLADMERKAVARRIGMVAVEEGNNSFTVEETIFMGRFAHLGRFARVEADDKGKVEEAMRSVGISDKRGRFMHQLSQGERQKVWVARALAQDVDVLLLDEPTAHLDVKSQSEVFSILENLCVSAGLAVVAILHDVNLALCFSSHLLLIQNRKVKAAGRKENILDAEKFTELYQLPFTLQQSGASCWAKINYK; from the coding sequence ATGGACAAATCGCTTCTCGTGGCCGACAATGTTTCTGTTCGGTTAGGGAAGGCCACTATTCTCGCCGATTTTTCTTTTGCTTTAAACAAAGGGGAGTTTTGGGGGGTATTGGGTCCCAACGGCAGCGGCAAGACCACCTTCTTAAAGACCTTGGGCGGCTGGCTGCCTTGTTGCAAAGGGGCGGTCTTTTGGGAAGGCAGGCCGCTCGCCGACATGGAACGCAAAGCGGTTGCCCGCAGGATAGGGATGGTCGCGGTCGAGGAAGGGAACAATTCTTTTACCGTCGAAGAAACGATATTCATGGGAAGGTTTGCGCATCTGGGACGTTTCGCGCGGGTAGAGGCGGATGACAAGGGCAAAGTGGAGGAAGCCATGCGCTCCGTGGGGATCAGCGACAAGCGCGGCCGTTTCATGCATCAACTCAGCCAAGGGGAAAGGCAGAAAGTATGGGTCGCCCGCGCGCTCGCGCAAGACGTTGACGTATTGCTGCTGGACGAGCCGACCGCGCATCTTGACGTAAAAAGCCAAAGCGAGGTGTTTTCCATACTGGAAAACCTGTGCGTCAGCGCTGGGCTCGCGGTCGTCGCCATATTGCACGATGTCAACCTGGCGCTTTGTTTCAGCAGCCACCTTTTGCTCATACAAAACAGAAAAGTCAAGGCGGCGGGGCGGAAAGAAAACATTCTGGACGCGGAAAAATTCACCGAACTTTATCAACTGCCCTTTACCCTGCAGCAAAGCGGCGCAAGCTGTTGGGCCAAGATAAATTATAAATAG
- a CDS encoding PBP1A family penicillin-binding protein: MPDKYAKSAAKKTAGKKRAKLNLLRLFAVVFVIGFVIICGTIIGFVTASVKNLPEQLGSLEPAAASQFFDNRGSLIATTKSEENRIPVKLSQIPKDVQDAFIAVEDIRFYQHAGIDLRAILRAAWSNITNTQIAEGGSTITQQLAKNTVLTQEQTLNRKIQEVVVALKIEEKYTKSEILEMYLNQIYFGQGAYGVQSASMVYFGKDVGKLSLAQAAMLAGIPKSPNYFSPLANFDAAKERQHIVLDQMAKYKFITPEEAKAAREEKIDVTSHRKAASNKLDYYIDYVTQILIDKFGADAVYKEGLKVYTSIDMAVQRAAENAMRDVPVYETDANGLEQPQGALIALDPRDGQIKAMIGGRGTDQFNRAVLAVRQPGSAFKPFVYLAAIDSGLTSATIMDDKDLKLPGGWSPRNYDWTFHGKISMRTALVNSYNIPAVFLAQQVTPERVLSFAQKMGISTLVLSGNVNDINLAMALGGLTRGVTPLEMASAFGVFAQNGLYTEPVAVMKVVDRNNKTIFMARTNSRQVVPVNSAYIVNNMMQDVISRGTGYAANIGRPAAGKTGTTSEYKDAWFVGFTPDLSAAVWIGIDSGGDLRGMTGGDLPARLWGKFMAEALKDTPAQNFKRPPGVIIPPEPVIKKDTDPVEKDKKQPGASPPIKRPPPAAKNADKNDSKKPAETPPPSNRRRTGDSKL; encoded by the coding sequence ATGCCGGACAAATACGCCAAAAGCGCCGCTAAAAAGACTGCGGGGAAAAAGCGGGCCAAACTTAACTTGCTGCGCTTGTTCGCGGTGGTTTTCGTTATAGGTTTCGTCATAATCTGCGGGACAATAATCGGTTTTGTTACCGCCAGCGTGAAAAACCTGCCCGAACAACTTGGCAGCCTTGAGCCGGCCGCCGCCTCGCAGTTTTTCGACAATCGCGGCAGTCTCATCGCGACGACCAAATCGGAAGAAAACCGCATACCGGTAAAGCTCAGCCAAATTCCTAAGGATGTGCAGGACGCGTTTATCGCGGTTGAGGACATCCGCTTTTACCAGCACGCCGGCATTGACCTGCGCGCCATCCTGCGGGCGGCCTGGAGCAATATAACCAATACGCAGATCGCGGAAGGCGGCAGCACCATAACCCAGCAATTAGCCAAAAATACCGTCCTGACACAAGAGCAGACGCTCAACCGCAAAATACAGGAAGTGGTCGTCGCGCTCAAAATAGAAGAAAAATACACAAAATCCGAAATCCTTGAGATGTACCTTAACCAGATCTATTTCGGGCAGGGCGCTTACGGAGTGCAGTCGGCTTCGATGGTTTACTTCGGCAAAGATGTCGGCAAACTTTCTTTGGCCCAGGCCGCCATGCTGGCGGGCATCCCCAAGAGCCCCAACTATTTTTCGCCGCTCGCCAATTTTGACGCCGCCAAAGAGCGCCAGCACATTGTTTTGGATCAGATGGCAAAATACAAATTCATAACGCCCGAGGAGGCAAAGGCCGCCCGGGAGGAAAAAATCGACGTTACTTCGCACCGCAAAGCCGCTTCCAACAAACTGGATTACTACATTGACTACGTAACGCAGATCCTGATCGATAAATTCGGCGCGGACGCCGTCTACAAAGAAGGCCTGAAGGTATATACGAGCATCGACATGGCCGTGCAGCGGGCGGCGGAAAACGCCATGCGCGACGTGCCTGTTTACGAGACCGACGCCAACGGCCTAGAGCAGCCGCAGGGCGCGCTGATCGCCCTTGACCCGCGCGACGGGCAGATAAAAGCCATGATCGGCGGGCGGGGGACAGATCAATTTAACCGCGCGGTTTTAGCGGTGCGACAGCCCGGCTCCGCTTTTAAACCTTTCGTGTATCTGGCGGCGATCGACAGCGGGCTCACGTCGGCCACGATAATGGACGACAAAGACCTGAAACTGCCCGGCGGCTGGTCGCCGCGCAATTATGACTGGACTTTTCACGGCAAGATAAGCATGCGCACGGCTTTGGTAAACTCCTACAACATCCCCGCCGTTTTTCTCGCCCAGCAGGTAACGCCGGAAAGAGTGCTCAGTTTCGCTCAGAAAATGGGAATATCCACACTTGTGCTCTCAGGCAACGTGAATGACATCAACCTCGCCATGGCGCTCGGCGGGCTGACCCGCGGCGTTACGCCCCTGGAGATGGCCAGCGCGTTCGGCGTGTTTGCGCAAAACGGCTTGTATACGGAACCTGTGGCGGTAATGAAAGTTGTCGACCGCAACAACAAAACGATATTTATGGCGAGAACCAATTCCCGGCAAGTAGTTCCGGTCAACAGCGCATACATCGTCAACAACATGATGCAGGACGTGATCAGCCGCGGCACAGGCTATGCCGCCAACATCGGCCGCCCGGCGGCCGGCAAGACCGGCACTACGAGCGAATACAAAGATGCCTGGTTTGTCGGTTTTACGCCGGACCTGTCCGCCGCCGTATGGATCGGCATTGACAGCGGCGGCGATCTCCGGGGCATGACCGGCGGCGATTTGCCCGCCCGACTGTGGGGCAAATTTATGGCCGAAGCATTGAAAGATACTCCCGCGCAAAACTTCAAACGTCCGCCCGGAGTGATAATACCGCCGGAGCCGGTAATCAAAAAAGACACCGATCCCGTAGAAAAAGACAAAAAACAGCCAGGCGCGTCGCCGCCGATCAAAAGGCCGCCGCCCGCCGCTAAAAACGCCGACAAAAACGATAGCAAAAAACCGGCCGAAACCCCCCCGCCTTCCAACCGGCGGCGAACCGGCGACAGTAAATTGTAA
- a CDS encoding TonB-dependent receptor → MKRKKFFAGLLGVFALGAPAVALAEDNAAEFELAPIVVTATRVASDTKEVAAAVQVITKDDMERIGAQDLGQVLRLATGIQVVGGTGKKSINIRGFDSRFSMIMVDGRRLAAEPDQLFELGRIPLANIERVEIVRGPQSALYGTEALGGVVNIITRNAKEQSFNLSLDLGRYAHDKSDTGNYDFNFQSGQAGRFRYSLYASYRDSQPLYRGPGYTYQPYGWHRDVGTRIDYDLSPTETLTLNLSYGEERTNEITFRPNPSFLRRTLDNNRRDEQSLSYTRKAEGTELFFRYYQGRLSKDVDQLNNTTGALMNSGSWVRAERVMRVLEGRLTRKINERHTLVAGAEYRPEKFRGTAVNTGEGIFYVTYAGTTKQGSTAWLDYLGLYVQDEWRVTPKFKTILALRYDDNNKFGSDFSPKLGLIYQFDDASRLKINAAKAFRSPTPNQLYNMTAGQIGNPNLRSEKANSYDLSYEKEFARSRYKITWFYNDVKNLIDISSGQYTNIDKATIQGLEAEYAVKLGKNWSWANSYALLDATNDTTHARLPNRARDLFTSRLSWDDHKCFTADFWAQLYGSYLPANDASIANQRARSYVLWNLAGSCKLNKNTKIVAGLYNIFDKRDEDTLEMGRYWHVSMRLSF, encoded by the coding sequence ATGAAAAGGAAAAAGTTTTTCGCGGGACTGCTCGGCGTTTTTGCCCTGGGCGCGCCTGCGGTCGCTTTGGCCGAAGATAATGCCGCCGAGTTTGAACTGGCGCCGATCGTGGTTACGGCCACCCGCGTTGCCAGCGACACCAAGGAAGTGGCGGCGGCCGTGCAGGTCATAACCAAAGATGACATGGAGCGGATTGGCGCGCAAGACCTTGGGCAGGTTTTGCGCTTGGCCACCGGCATCCAAGTGGTTGGCGGCACGGGCAAAAAAAGCATAAACATCCGCGGCTTTGACTCGCGCTTTTCCATGATCATGGTGGACGGCCGCCGCCTTGCTGCGGAACCGGATCAGCTTTTTGAACTGGGGCGCATACCGCTGGCCAACATCGAGCGCGTCGAGATCGTCCGCGGGCCGCAAAGCGCCCTTTACGGCACCGAGGCTTTGGGCGGCGTAGTCAATATAATTACGCGAAACGCCAAAGAGCAGTCCTTCAATCTGTCTTTGGATCTTGGGCGCTACGCCCACGACAAGAGCGACACGGGCAATTACGATTTTAATTTCCAGTCCGGCCAGGCCGGGCGCTTCCGCTATTCCCTGTATGCGTCTTACCGCGACAGCCAGCCCTTGTACCGAGGGCCCGGTTATACCTACCAACCTTATGGCTGGCATCGGGACGTCGGGACGCGGATCGACTACGACCTGTCCCCGACGGAAACCCTTACCCTCAACCTTTCTTACGGGGAGGAAAGGACGAATGAAATAACCTTTAGGCCCAATCCATCGTTTTTGCGCCGGACGCTGGACAACAACCGGCGCGACGAGCAGTCGCTCAGCTATACCCGCAAGGCCGAAGGAACCGAACTGTTCTTTCGTTATTACCAGGGGCGGCTCAGCAAAGATGTCGATCAATTGAACAATACTACCGGCGCCCTGATGAACTCGGGCAGTTGGGTACGGGCCGAACGCGTCATGCGCGTCTTGGAAGGACGCCTGACCAGAAAAATAAACGAGCGGCATACCTTAGTTGCCGGCGCCGAATACCGGCCGGAAAAGTTCCGCGGCACCGCCGTGAATACCGGCGAAGGCATTTTCTACGTTACCTACGCGGGAACTACGAAACAAGGTTCTACCGCCTGGCTTGATTATCTCGGCCTGTATGTTCAGGACGAATGGCGGGTTACGCCTAAATTCAAAACCATTCTTGCCCTGCGTTATGACGACAACAACAAATTTGGCAGCGATTTCAGCCCCAAACTTGGATTGATTTATCAGTTTGACGACGCGTCAAGGCTGAAAATCAACGCCGCAAAAGCTTTCCGCAGCCCAACGCCCAACCAGCTTTACAATATGACCGCCGGACAAATTGGCAATCCGAACCTGCGCTCGGAAAAAGCCAATTCTTACGACTTGTCCTATGAAAAGGAATTCGCCCGCTCCCGTTATAAAATTACTTGGTTCTACAACGACGTGAAAAATCTTATTGATATTTCTTCCGGCCAATACACAAATATTGACAAAGCGACCATTCAAGGATTGGAAGCGGAATACGCTGTCAAATTAGGTAAAAACTGGTCGTGGGCGAACAGCTATGCCTTGCTGGACGCAACCAACGACACAACTCATGCCCGCTTGCCTAACCGCGCGCGCGACCTATTCACTTCGCGCCTGTCCTGGGACGACCATAAATGCTTTACTGCCGATTTCTGGGCGCAGCTTTATGGCAGCTATCTGCCGGCCAACGATGCGAGTATCGCCAATCAGCGCGCGCGTTCTTACGTTCTCTGGAATCTTGCCGGCAGCTGCAAATTAAACAAAAACACCAAGATAGTCGCCGGGCTTTACAACATATTCGACAAGCGCGACGAAGACACCTTGGAAATGGGGCGCTATTGGCATGTCAGCATGCGACTGAGCTTTTGA